The segment ATATTCAACATGGAATAATGTTCTAATAAACAATGATAAAGGCAAATGTCACTTGATAATGTATCTAATTCTTTTTGACTCCAGAACAAAGACTAATTATCATGTACAAAGCAATCTCTTCTATTTAAccaatatacttatatatattcaGTTCATATTTTGGATCTTAATTAAATGCACTCACCCAAAACATTCCTTGCTTTTGattcaaagtttattttagtTATCCCATAGAACTTTACATTATTCCCACTGGAAACCTTATTAAATGCTGCATCAGTAAAATaagtgtgtgtttgtttctttcaagtttttttttgggggggagcaaAGGGGATGGGGGTAGGTATCTTCACAATCTTATTTACTCTGTATTTTCTGAACCCACAACAAAGTATAAACAAAGTGAATCTTTTGCAGATAATGTATAGTTGGATcatgatttcttaaaaatcaattcCCCCAATTCCTACCTTTGGAGAAttgaatttatttacatttaaattaattacattacAAGGTCTTCTTGAGTTTATGGCTCAACACTAACTTAGAAATGTTTATAGTGAAAGTACACAAGTGATTAAAAGAATGAGCATGGAATTATGAGCTAAACAATTCCAGGGTCACATAAGGCAGGAAGACATGAAAATTTCTGAAAGCCAGAGTGTAGAATCCATGTTTAACACCTAGGCATCCAGTAGAGATCTGAGGTAAAAACTACTTCAGATCCTGTTCGTATAGTTtgaaaacaaatctcaaaaaaagCCAAGTAATACTTGTTTATAACATTATGAACATTGTTTAACAGTGTTTATAACTTAGCATTATCTTAGGaagataaaaaatacatagtCTTCATTAACAGACAATTCACAATATTCAGCATCCAATCACAAGTACTAGATATGAGTGAAGGCATGTGAAGAAAGAAACATGTGATCCTACccaggaaataattaaaataggatCTAAAATGACAGTGATGATAGAATTACCAGGCAAGGACTTTATAACAtattaaacatatgaaaacatatgcTCAATGtattgaaaaatttaataaaaacactcaCCTTTTGAGGACACAAATGAAAGATTAAAGATGACCAAAGGGAACttctataaattaaaatacaatattacACGCAAACACACATAAAAGTACACACATACAAAAGTAACAAcagctgaaaaagaaataacttcaCTTAAGCATATCACAATAGAGGCTACCCAAAATGAAgccagagggaaaacaaaaattaaataaacactttgAAAATTGTCTAAGTGATCTCCAGAACAATAACAAGCGGTATACTATACATTTAAATGTAggtctaagaagaaaaaagagagaatgtggaACAGAAAACCCATTGCAAGAGATGTTGgccagaatgtttttttttccaagttcatTAGAAAACATTAACTACAATCCCAAAGATTTAAGAAGCTAAAAATAGTCTAAGCAGGgtaaacagaaaggaaagtatACCCACATTACAATCAAATTTCCAAAACCCAATGATAATGAGAAATCCTTAAAAACAGAGACGAAAGATACTTCAtgaacagggaaagaaaagatttacCACTGATGCATTGGCAGAAACAATATAAGTCACAAAACATTGCCTTATGTTAGCCCATAATTATATATCTAGGAACAGTATATTTGGATAATGGATGCTGTACTATCCAATATCGCATTATCTTTTTCTAGGAAGTCATTCTTTCATTTACCCTTgcatagttgtgtgtgtgtgtgtgtgtgtgtgtgtgtgtgtgtgtatgagagagagagagagagagagagtatgtgtgtaaTATAACTAATATGTGCATGAACTGAAATGCTGAGCATATTTATGATTCCCAGTGTTCAATGATATTGTGTAATTTATTCAGTTAGACACCCATACAAAACACTTCTGATCTTTCTCAATGGGATACTCCAGGAATAATTTCAGAGACCCATGGTACTCTCGCTCAAGTAATTAcacgcatttttttttaactctggagTCGGATTAAAACTTTAACAGAATGAGTCTCAAGAGGGCAGGGAAATGTTTAAATACATTCTGCAGCAACCAGTGAAGATTAAAACAATAGGAAGTCGAAGTTGATTCTCCAGTAAGGTAAGTAGAAAACACTGGTCTTGGAAAATGTCAGGACGTACAGCTTAAACTGGGTCATCACCAAAGTCTTGAAGAGCATTATGCTCTGCAAAATTGCTTTTTCCTTTGCAATATACTTTTCTGCCATCAATAGGATTAATGTGTAGGACAGATCTATTATATACTCTCTGGTACTCTGAGCTGTGCTATTAGATCACCTTTGTTGTCAAATAACTTAACTGCTTTTGTCGTTTGTTTTAACAAGAATCTTCCTGTATCCTTATTTACCTCATGTTCCCCTTGTTCAACTATTCATTTCCTACTGACTCAGGGTGACCTTAATAGAGAGAAAGACTCCTATTGTGTTTATGAGAATATATTCTGAAGacagaataactttttttttttaattttgacccCACCACTTATTATCTGAGTGACCTTAGTTAAGTCATTTCCTTGACATTTACATGGATACGGTCCTACCATCGATTTTCTAGAATTACTGTATGCATCATATGAGTTAATCTATGTAAAGTGCTCAGAAAAGTGTCGGGCACGTAATGAGTTCTCCATCAGTGCTTGATATCCATTTGTATTCTTCTTTCCACTGGGCCTCTTTAGATGTATCTCCATGAAGAATTCATAAATAATTAGATTGGCCAAATCCCTTTTAGTGCAAAAGGAGTCTATGATTGGAGGATCGTTAGTATAGGTGATTCGCCAGGCAGAAATACCAGATGTGGCAAACGTGGACGTGATACAAATAACAAtattctgaaattaatatagtacAGCATTAGATTTTGTAGAGGGTAAATAGACTGAGCAGTAATGTGagaatattgaaatatatatttaatgtcaaAGGTTTCCTGAACATCACCTTTTGCATCACTCCAtcaaacatttgaaaagttttttttaatgtcttgttaTTTTAAACAGATATGATCATTATCAATGAGGTAAAGCTTAAGGTTGAGGTGTATATGTTTGTTTTCTGggcttcagaattttaaaaagcaaacatacaGGGGTGCcaagtggttcagtcagttaagtgtctgccttcagctcaggtcatgagctcacctttcctgagttcgatccccaagtcaggctctgtgctgacagcctcagagcctgcagcctgttcagattctgggtctctctctctctctctctctgcccctcccccgctcatgctctgtctgcctctttcaaaaataagtaaacattggggtgcctgggtggctcagtcagttgagcatctgacctcggctcaggtcatgatctcagggtttgtgagtttgagccccaggtcagactctgtgctgacagctcagagcctggagcctgcttcagattctgtgtctccctctctttctgcccctcccctgctcacgctctgtctctctccccaaaataaaaacattaaacattacgtttaataaaacattaaaaacattaaaaaatatttgtaaaattaattaaataaacattaaaaaattaagtttccatCACTATGTGTTGTGTGTGGGTCTCAGTCTATCAAAGTGAAGCTATCAATTAGGAATGCCCGGGGACCCATGCTATTCTTGGTctcagagaggtgggggaaaggaCTTGGAGTTCTGCCTTGATTGGGGTCAAGGATGGGATGTCTGCAGTTTCATGGGTTTGCTCGTCATCGGTGAATTTAAAACCTAGGAGGCAGGAATTAAAGCTTGGGAAGGGAAATGCAGGGTACCTCCAGCAGTCGGCCCTCTAGGTCACCCAGGGCCTTCCAAAAGGGGGAATTCATGAGTGAGGTGGTCTGATCTTTCCCTAGTTGTGTACCTGGCAACGTGCTTATCTGAGAGGGATGTTTTTGAAATCAATGCCTTGGCAATCAAAAGCTTAATCTCAGAGATTTACGTTATAatacattacaattaaaaaagcTGATTGTTAGGCATTTGCACTACAGTGTGAGTGTAGGTGTGTGTAGTTTGGGCCTGAGGGGAAGAGgagttttcatttatgtttcaaGGTAAAGAGAGTATATCTCTATCTCATGcacagtattttaaattcttctaaaAGATAGCCTCTCAAATATAATACATAGTGATTTTGTACCTTACACAGGTTACCAAGATGAATCCTATGGAGAAACAGAATCATTCTGCAGTGATTGAGGTGACTGAATTTATTCTCCTGGGGATCACCAGCAATCCTGGGCTACAAGCACCTCTCCTCGCAATCTTCCTCATCATATATTTGATCACAGTGACAGGCAATCTGGGCATAGTTATCTTGACCCATTTGGACTCCAAGCTAAATAcccccatgtactttttccttaGACATCTGTCAATTACTGATCTTGGTTACTCCACTGTCATCGGCCCAAAAATGATGGTAAACTTTGTGGTGCACAAAAATACAATTTCCTACCATTGGTGTGCCACCCAGCTGGCAGTCTTTGAGATTTTCATCATCACCGAACTGTTCATTCTTTCAGCAATGGCCTATGATCGCTACGTAGCCATCTGCAAACCTCTCCTCTACGTGGTCATCATGGCAGAGAAGGTGCGTTGGGCGCTGGTCCTTATTCCTTATTTCTACAGCACATTTGTGTCGCTCTTTCTCAcaatcaaattatttaaattgtccTTCTGTGGCTCTAACATTATCAGGTATTTTTACTGTGACTGCCTTCCTCTCATATCCATGCTCTGTTCAGACACACGTGAATTAGAATTGatcattttaagtttttcaggCTGTAATCTGCTCTCTTCCCTCTTGATTGTTCTTATATCCTACATGTTTATTCTTGTGGCCATCCTCAGAATGAACTCAACCGAGGGGAGATACAAAGCCTTCTCAACCTGTAGTTCCCACTTGACGGTGGTGGTCGTGTTCTATGGGACATTATTGTTTATTTACCTGCAGCCCAAATCCAGCCATACTTTTGATATTGATAAGATGGCCTCTGTGTTTTACACTTTGGTGATCCCTATGCTGAATCCATTGATCTACAGCTTAAggaacaaagaagtaaaagatgcTCTGAAGAGAATTTTAACCAACCGATGCAAAATTCCCACTTAATATCATACAGTTCAGTTGCAAAGGTGGGTCCAAAAGTCTTTGTTTAATGCTCTTCCAGTTCAATTATAGCatcaaaaagtagaaatgtttTACCTGATTGATCGTGTTCCTCCTTTTTTGGACAAAACTCCTCCTATATCTTCCTGTATTCTTCTCCATCccaattgaataaatgaatgaattaattaattaatattatagCCAGATAATTTAAGTCCCAAGTTATGTCCAAGGTCATATTGGAGGTTGTAGGCAAATCATATTGAACTTGGGTTTGTAGAggctaaaaaaaatcttagtcaAAATGGAGTAAAACTTACCAGAAAATACTAATGTGTTTTTTATAGTAGTGATTTTGTATTGATGATAGGTAAGATTGTGTATGCTAGACAGGAGGCAAGAAAGTAAGTAAATGTGTGATTATAACACAACATGATCAAATAGTTTCAAGAATCTAGgctaaataagaaataaagcatAACACTTCAGAATGATACTACCAGTTGGATTGAGTTCATATTTTCTACTTCAAGGGTACAGTGGTCATCTGGGAAGATTGTTTCATTaagaacatgagaaaaatattggCTGATTCTTGGTCCCCCTTGACAGGTCCTCACACTGTATAAGTAACTTTGATTTACCATAGGCTCCTGATAAGCTGATTTAGAATCAACAAACTCAAGATCAAGAAGTTATTTGGTCGTCTATCAAAATGACATCAAGATTTTGAAAAATCTATAGCAGTAATAGCAAAGATTAAAGATAATGAggctattttttaagtgtatttatttttttatatttgagagagagagagagaaagagagagacagagagagagagagagagagagagcgagagagcgcatgagtgaagttggggcagagaaagagggagaaagagcccatcaggctccatgctcctgATGCAGGTAGGGTTCAAACATAAACCATGAGgttatgatctgagccgagatcaagagtaggatgcttaactgactgagccacccaggtgcctctgagacATTCCTGTCTAGTCCCCTTCTTCAGCCTGTATATACAGTGACGCTTTTGCACGGACTATGCTAACGAGATGCTTCATTCACATTGTGCACTCACTCAGCAAATGGATGGACTCCTTACATTTTCgtattatctttgttatttcatggatattttttagacttttaaaatatgtacacaaCCCGCTAGTGTTTGTTTCCATCTGCCCTagtattaaaagttaaaattgtgGGAAATTAAATCAATATATGAACCTTGCCCTCCTTGTGCTAAATCCatgcattttgcttattttttcctcctttaatgtATTGTAGTTTCTTTTGTTAAGAGAGTTGATCTCAAATTTTCTCAcgacaaatagaaaaaatatgtgaggtgatggatatgatAATTAGCCTGACGGTAGCGATCATTCCATGATACATTACAAATATCAAACCATTATGTTTTATACTTTAGTTTTATACAATGTTTTTATCTATTGtaatctcaataaagctagactttttaatttttttaaataaagtgaactgactaaaataaaacataaattcaatacaataaaatgaacacaaagtTGTGTTCTCTGATCATATCGATTTTGTTTACCATGTTGGCTTTGGATCTTATCCGTCAGCTTATTTGTTGTTATGAGCGCATTTTGTTTTCTAGCCTAACAGTTTATATTGTACTGCACagtccttttcatttccattggtatccacaaaacaaaaagtcaaataatattaatagctTTCTCCAATACCATCCattatagaaagatattttaaaaaatcataattcaCCATTCCTCTGCAACTTACTTTCCTTACTTGACAATTCATCATCAGCATCTTTCTTGGTCAATAACtgttcaaaaacattttgaatatcaGCATACTGTGAAGTACTCATCAGTCACTTTCTCTTTGCCATTCCTTGATTGATGAACATTTGATTATTtgcagctttttatttatttaaccattatttttaaaaaatccctaaaAAAATAGCCTTGTACTCAGGGCTTGATATTGCTATTGCTTCTTATTTCAGAGTAAATATTTAGggtttttcacattcttttaaaaaattttttaaaaatacttatttagttttgagagagaacacgagtagaaggggcagagatggatggggacacagaatctgaggcaagctgcaggctctgagctgtcagcacagagccccatgtggggctcgaactcacaaactgcgagatcatgacctgagccaaagtgggatgcttaaccagctgagccatccaggagcccagggTTTTTTCACATTCTAATGATATGTTgggtaaacattttataaatatgcataataacttgaaataaaaaaaacacagaagaaaattccTATGCATTGTGATTTtaccaaaagtatttttattttattattttttaagagatatgAACATTTACTGACTTATCATTTTCATTGTGTGATTGCATGATGATAAAATTGCAACATGTGACTAATAGGTGATTATTACTTTCAGATGATAATCAGGTGATTATTATCATCACTAGCTGATATTGTGAGCTATTTGATATTCTAGCTACATCAAGAATGGCTCTAAAACATTACCTTCTTTTCTCCAGGAAATTTATCACATTCCTGACTTCATTGGT is part of the Felis catus isolate Fca126 chromosome D1, F.catus_Fca126_mat1.0, whole genome shotgun sequence genome and harbors:
- the LOC101083451 gene encoding olfactory receptor 8K1, which translates into the protein MNPMEKQNHSAVIEVTEFILLGITSNPGLQAPLLAIFLIIYLITVTGNLGIVILTHLDSKLNTPMYFFLRHLSITDLGYSTVIGPKMMVNFVVHKNTISYHWCATQLAVFEIFIITELFILSAMAYDRYVAICKPLLYVVIMAEKVRWALVLIPYFYSTFVSLFLTIKLFKLSFCGSNIIRYFYCDCLPLISMLCSDTRELELIILSFSGCNLLSSLLIVLISYMFILVAILRMNSTEGRYKAFSTCSSHLTVVVVFYGTLLFIYLQPKSSHTFDIDKMASVFYTLVIPMLNPLIYSLRNKEVKDALKRILTNRCKIPT